The following is a genomic window from Rhododendron vialii isolate Sample 1 chromosome 9a, ASM3025357v1.
ACTACGGTGAATCATTATACGAGTAATTAAATACGTGAGCCATAAGAAATCATTCCATCGTACTAGTATTACAGATGATTGAACGAATCAAGGTCTTGAAACTTTCTTTTGTCAGAATAATAGCTAGGAAGGGTTTAAGTCAGCTGCTTACCATATTGCGCCTCATTCATCTTCAAGTCTGCGATGAACTGGAAATCATCCCAGCTACTGAACAAGAACCCCGGGAGCGTCCCCTCCAGTTTCATCAGCATCTGGGGCAACGAGTTGTTGTAAGGAATCAACAGCTGGTTGATTTTTTCGTCGCAGCAGTTTTCCCCATCTGGTTGACGTGTCGAAAAGCCCGGGGTGCAACCCAGTGGCCAAATGTTGTTCACCACGAATTTTCTGCCTCCCAACCCGTGCAAAATCTGCCTCAAATGCAACCACCATTTCGATCTGTTACTAcagtactctcgttttctacaAACGGAAATTAAATTTCACAAAATGAAGTTGCGAAACACTCACCGTTAAACGGAACGACAATTCGTTCAAAAGGTACTTCGCGAAAACGTCGGGCTCAAGGGCCGCTAGGGATCCGTTGTACGTGGTTTCAGATAATTGAACACATAATCATTTATCCCGAAGGATAAGAGGAAAACAGAATTCTTAAGGTGTTGTACCAAATATTCATTTCTGAAAAGTGTCGTCAGGTTATCCGACACAGTTCGgttgaaaaacaaaatctgGTCGTCGAAGGACCAACAGCTCTACgaagatcaaaaaaagaaacaaaagcaaGTTCAAGGTACTGGATAAATGTCCTGGATAAAAGAAACATAACATGGAACATGTATTAGACAAGTAATTTAGTATTACCCGGTTCTCATTAATCGGTTGGCCGGTTGGCGGTAGGATTCCGCAGCCAGCCGAGCCGTAGTTGACTCCCGTGGTTGAACCCCCCGCAACGGACATGTTAGAGTAGGGGGGAACAAGGGGCAACCCCAAAAAATTTgctacaaaaaacaaaaggaaaaacagagAACAAATTAAGCAAAATAGAGTAGTCagaattagaagaagaagaaagaaatgtaTTAAGTTTTATTAACTACCAAGAAAGTCAGCAATGTTGAGGCCGTTGCTCCAGCGAGGGGTAACCAACGGGTTGAGGTCCATTCCGTATGTAGGGTTTGGAGGGAGCCGATTTCCACCATCGACAGTGGAGTCTCCGAACACATAGAGCGCAGGTGCAAGTTTCACGTTGATAGATTGAGCCTTTGCAGAAGCATTGATCAGGAAAATGTGTAGCAAGAGAAGAGAAAGCTTTTGCTGTGTGGATACGGCCATGTTTAAGTTCGaattcggggggggggggggggggggggtgggggggagggGAATTGATGTGAGACCAGTGAGGGGATGGCTTCTCTTGAATATATAGAGCCGTAGAAGGGATGTCTTGGGACAGGGGAGATTAAATTGGGGAGAGCTGAGAGAGAAGGGCTAGGGAGAATTCAATTTCAACGAGTATCCACCACCCTTTTGAAACCTTCACAAAATGTGCTAGTAGTGTGAAGGatgttgattttggcactccacttttaacgtaaaattaattttatgtACAAAATAGAGCGTTTGTGTACGAAAGTTGAGcgcaaaaattacaaaatagaGCATTTGCGTGCGAAAGttgagcgcgaaaatcaatttcctagtTTCAATCCACACCATCATGTTCTTGGGGTGCTTAAAGTTCTGCTTTAACTatgataaaacaaaaacaaaaaattcctgATTTTACCCTCACCATAATCATGATTGTTACATGATTCTTGTCGAAAGATCAATTACTTCCCCTCTGGAATTAACACCCAGACCCAAAAAACTCATTTGTAAAACAGTccttatttcctctttttccctcttaTGGTCAGGGATAGGCATCGTGCCGTGTCGTGTtcgttttaaaaaatttctcaatcttAACCTGGCCTGTTTTGCTCTTCTTGTTATCGTGTCATGTATTCGCATTCCATGTCAAAAATAATTGACTCTAACCCGCTAACTACGTGTCATGTCAGAAATTGCCACCCCAACTTATTGTATTCTAATATTCGTCCCTACACTAATATGATTGTGATTATCGTAAACAATGCCTTCGGCTCCCTATTATTTTCTAAAACTGCAAccaggggtgtgcacgggtcgagTATGGCCCGCAACCCGGCCCGGCCATGTTGGGTAAGGAAAATTCAGGCCCGCAACCGATCCGACCGATGGTATAGACCCGTCCGCAAGCCCGATTTTTTACTTCAGGTCGGGTTGTCCAGTTTAGTCTTTAAGTTGgccgggtcgggtcgggtctgGCCCCCCACACGTAAGGAACGCACAAACCCGAAGTCCGAACTGAAACTCGTTTTTTTAATAGATTCCAACCCGTACCTGACCGAAGCACCTGTTCGGAGACGcccgagacccttcgggtcgggttggtTGGGTTGCggattttttgcacacccctacaGTGCAACCCCCAATTTTTATGTAGTTGAGAAGCAGTTGGCTTTTTCAGCCTCCCCAATAGTGGTGGCGGAGGTTCAAGACCAACAGGAGCGTTGTTAGGGTTTAGGACTATAGACAGACTCTTAACCTCTTGTGGACTAATTAATATACTAACATTTCGCTAGCCCCGCTGATGTATGTTTATTTGTTTAGTTGTTATTAATTAGGTTTACAAAATCATACGCAATTAAAAGCTCATTATATATAGAGTTTGAGTTTTTCAAGTGCATATCCCGCTTTTGCATGTACAAttatgaaagagaaaattttatttacataGGTGTTGTAAACAAAGTGTTTATAGACTTTGTTTACAACACTCAAtcgtgaccgtccaaaagtattttggacggtcaggatgttaatgaaatttttccaagagttaaacttttctttggaaaagttttattaaaattcggaccttccaaaacacttttggatggctatGATTGGTTGGTGCTACAAACATGCTGTTACAgcacctccgtaaataagtatATGTCATTATGAAAATCCATGAGAAGTGACTATGCGTCTTATTTGTGCCAATTGTCATTTAGCTAGCTAGTATGTGGATATGAGGTTCCACAAGCGATAATTCTTCATACTATATTTAAAGCACTTGTTCGAATTGAAACAAGTTCTTTTTTAATGGTAAAAAAGGAGCATGAATGTGGGGTTGTTCTTACTTGACGATTTTGAATTAGCTCCTTTTGATCGTATGTCCCCCAAGATGAATGAAAAGATTGGGAGTCTTTTTCAGAGCTATCGTCCCAATAAAAATAAGAACCCGGATCTCATAACAGAATTGAATATTGTTGTTAagtaatttataaaaaaatgctTTCATCtacattttttatatatatatgcacctCCTTTTAATTTTAGTGGAAGGggttttttatatatttatatatgcatggtatatttttaatattaacTCGATTTTCTATGATTTACTAAAAGAGGTTATATATCCCTGATTATACTCCAGGAAAAACTAGAATTATGGATATGAGAGAAACTTTGTGTAAAAGAAGTACGGATAAAATATATTTCGATTGAGATACTATCAATTTATCATTTAAAAAGGAACTCTAAAATTTTTGGATCAACAGAGATATTCCAACATTTACTTTAGCTCCTTCCAAAGAATAGACTTTGTATTAAGGCCACCATAAATAATATACAAACGGATCGATATTGTAGGTATTTTGAGTGTGATCGCTGTTTGAAATTTGGTGTTACTAGCATGTGCTctttcctttctatttttttacgTAAATAATGATGGCTAATGGTTTCCTCATTGGACCGATCGTCTATCCAATTTCACGGCCCGGAAGCTAACGACCAAATATAATTTCCAATGACCTCAAGATTTGAGATAATTGGCCTCCGTAGAAATCCTATGAATCCTTGTAGTGAAACATATATAGTGAATCCTTGCCCTTCTTGAGGCAGTAGTGTTGTTCATCCAAATCATTACATGCAGAAGCAGCAGCTAGCTAATTTAAAGCAACCACTTGAGTACTTCAATAGAACTTGGAAGTACTAGACCACCAACTTTTAAGTAGGGAAACCCGTAAAAAGGTGGGATCCTAATAAATACTCCTATATGCATGTGAAATTACAGGGGCTTATTTGTAGGTAAGCTCCTCCATTTGAATTTGTTCTACCTATCAATTGGAGACATCGATCTCAAAGAACAAGAACCCCCTCATGTGACTGctttaattttgattttctctGTACATACCAGCCCTGTATATGCCATGTGATGGCTTCACTCCTAGGAAGaacaatttttccttttttttttctttttttctccggTTTCTAAGTTCAAAAGAATTCGAGAAAGTTcagataaagagagagaaaataatgtccttaattttgtttattttgctttACTCTTTCAATCCTCATTGCATTAACTACAGAGTAATTAATCCCAAGTGCATGTAGTTCCTTTCTTTTCGCAATGGAAATAGTTGTCCATCCTTGGAGCTACTTTCACTTTTACACGGACATGGGCCTGCTGTATCCCGAGGCACAAGTGACTGTTGTGCCTTCTACACGGGCATCGTCTCAGAAATGTGATGTAAATGGTTCACTTTGTACTTTGTAGGCCTTAATGCACAAAAAACTGATGTCAACAGGGACAGACCTAAGTTGTGAGGTTGGAGTGCCACGGCACCCCCTGTTTCGCTAGTAACACCCATATATATAGTGCACATGCACTGCATATATACTCCAATGCAACATGTTTCTATCCTATGCTATGTGCACCCCCTTAGTAGGTCCAAACCCAAATTACATCTTCAATGTAGAACTAAACTGATATTGGGTTGTTCATTTATGTTCCAACACAACAGGTTGGGCTGGTTATTATACATGCattttatgcatgaaggaggatttactgaaaagaaaaaagaaaaaagagagaggctaaaaaagactaaaatatttatttaggcCATGGTACTAAACCCCGACCAACGTCGAACTTTCCCATGAATGGTGATAGAGTATGTGTTCATTTTACTCATAGAAAGGTTACATCTTATTGTCATGATGAATCGTGTAATACACTATGTTATGAGaagtccaacaaaaaaaaccggCACCTTTAGtctattaattaaaaactaaaaatgttTGGAACTACATGCAATAAAGTGAATGGTATGCATTATCATCACAAAACCTGATAGTAATAGGTTTCCAAGGGTGTCTGAGGCGTTTGCGTCGCAACTAATATCTCGGGTCCATGTCTCACATTTTTCAGGTAAATATCGAGCCTAAGCCtaggaaaaaaaatggtgtTCATCTCGTGATACTCGGACTTGGACCTCCTTAATTCAAGTCTAACCAATGTCAGACCTAGGATTGAAGGCAGGGTCACGTCACTCAAACTTTTGAGTATGTGTAATCTCATTTTCTCCACATATATTGTGcaaatatttattaaaaataatctagCGTTTTTGTCTCTTTAGAATCTTgaaattttaacttttactcaatttttttcttcttctctacACAATAAGGCAAAGGGCAATAGAATCTTGGGTTCAGAATTCCTATTATTGCACAACGAAGTGTAAGAGGTGTAACCTCGGAAttgttatcaatttttttcagcGATTAGATAGCCTAATCTCATTTATATTGAATT
Proteins encoded in this region:
- the LOC131299788 gene encoding GDSL esterase/lipase At1g71691-like, which produces MAVSTQQKLSLLLLHIFLINASAKAQSINVKLAPALYVFGDSTVDGGNRLPPNPTYGMDLNPLVTPRWSNGLNIADFLANFLGLPLVPPYSNMSVAGGSTTGVNYGSAGCGILPPTGQPINENRSCWSFDDQILFFNRTVSDNLTTLFRNEYLILHGLGGRKFVVNNIWPLGCTPGFSTRQPDGENCCDEKINQLLIPYNNSLPQMLMKLEGTLPGFLFSSWDDFQFIADLKMNEAQYGITHVMGRCLSNPYWGTPCRDRDQYVYFDDTHTTQAADFIFALNCFNGTLCSPRNVFKLVGIDQMCMSLALLASCKIDALVNCYFGGN